A single Lysinibacter sp. HNR DNA region contains:
- a CDS encoding ABC transporter permease gives MTAPRTTQLAIARVIPRTPRRLTLLTRKLGGPGIAALVILTIFVLAAVFAPWIAPYDPDYPDLFASLTGPSSSHLLGADALGRDILSRLIWGTRITLLGPTCVILIATVCGTLLALLASWNGGVIDTVISWLLDVLFSVPGIVFGLIAVAIFGPNLTTVVIGLAIGYIPYVARVVRGAALRERNMPYVQAAWLQGQSGVGINLKQVLPNLQTLIVAQAVSSLGFAVIDLAAVSFLGLGVQPPTSDLGIMVKSGFDSALRGQPTEAIVAGLGIILIVWSITMLGDRLSSQARSPR, from the coding sequence ATGACCGCACCACGCACAACACAGCTGGCAATAGCGCGGGTCATACCCCGCACCCCGCGCCGCCTCACACTGCTCACGCGCAAGCTCGGCGGGCCCGGAATAGCGGCCCTGGTGATCCTCACCATTTTTGTTTTGGCCGCAGTTTTTGCACCGTGGATTGCCCCCTACGACCCGGACTACCCCGATCTTTTTGCCTCCCTCACGGGTCCCAGTAGCTCGCACCTTCTAGGAGCCGACGCCCTCGGGAGAGATATTCTGTCCCGGCTGATTTGGGGAACTCGCATCACCCTGCTCGGGCCAACGTGTGTGATTCTCATCGCAACCGTCTGTGGAACACTGCTTGCGCTCCTGGCCTCCTGGAACGGCGGTGTAATAGACACCGTCATTTCGTGGCTGCTCGACGTGCTCTTCTCGGTTCCCGGAATCGTTTTTGGACTCATCGCGGTTGCCATCTTTGGCCCCAACCTCACAACCGTGGTCATAGGCTTGGCCATAGGTTATATTCCCTACGTTGCCCGGGTGGTGCGCGGGGCCGCCCTTCGAGAGCGCAATATGCCCTACGTTCAGGCCGCCTGGCTCCAGGGACAGTCCGGGGTCGGCATCAACCTCAAGCAGGTGCTCCCCAATCTCCAGACGCTGATCGTGGCCCAGGCCGTATCGTCGCTCGGTTTTGCGGTGATTGATCTGGCCGCCGTTTCCTTCCTCGGACTCGGGGTGCAACCGCCCACCTCAGACCTGGGAATCATGGTGAAAAGCGGGTTTGACTCGGCGCTGCGCGGCCAACCCACCGAGGCAATCGTGGCGGGTCTCGGTATTATCCTCATCGTGTGGAGCATCACGATGCTCGGCGATCGCCTCTCATCACAGGCAAGGAGTCCCCGATGA
- a CDS encoding chlorohydrolase family protein — protein sequence MNYALRAAHVVAFDGTHTVQLRDATVTVHGSCITGVASGARGEQLLREAAEVIDLGESVLLPGLIDLEGLADIDHLLLDSWWSPHHEARLSWSAEYARGNPREVLTPEERSTMRRYALVQLILHGITSAMPIASEVHSAWAETHDDLLDTALTASKLGLRVFLGPSYRSGVHVTNTDGIPEIFWDERQGEAGFTGALRFLETVQALDDPLITGVLVPCRIETVSDDILTRTAEESARRNVLVRVHATQSIASERQVLCETRNTAPLDLLAQAGLLNERTILAHGVFLDVHPEVHGEDRGDLKRLADAGVSIAHCPLTSARYAFQLEKLSQYVAEGVNVGLGTDSFPPDLIRGIDAGVQVSKLQHGDLGRGALAEYIEAATLGGARALKRPDLGRIAVGATADLVAFSLADLRAGAVDDPVRTLILAGTGRDAHFSMVHGSVVMRDGKLPGVDTEALRVEGQRIFEKLRGAYSERDASARNPSAAELFPPLFPVVGKLL from the coding sequence ATGAACTACGCCCTGCGAGCCGCTCACGTCGTGGCTTTTGACGGCACACACACAGTGCAGTTACGCGATGCCACTGTGACCGTTCACGGCTCCTGCATCACCGGTGTTGCCTCCGGCGCGCGCGGTGAGCAGCTTCTCCGGGAGGCCGCGGAGGTGATCGACCTGGGCGAGAGCGTTCTCCTGCCCGGCCTCATCGATCTGGAGGGTCTGGCCGACATCGATCACCTTCTCCTGGACTCGTGGTGGAGTCCCCATCACGAGGCGCGGTTGAGCTGGTCGGCGGAGTACGCACGGGGAAACCCGCGGGAGGTTCTCACACCGGAGGAGCGCAGCACGATGCGCCGCTACGCGCTGGTGCAGCTTATCCTCCACGGCATCACGAGCGCCATGCCCATCGCAAGCGAGGTGCACAGTGCCTGGGCCGAAACACACGACGATCTGCTCGACACCGCCCTCACCGCCAGCAAACTAGGCCTGCGCGTTTTTCTCGGCCCCTCCTATCGCTCCGGGGTGCACGTCACCAATACGGACGGCATCCCCGAAATATTCTGGGATGAACGCCAAGGCGAGGCCGGTTTTACCGGAGCCCTGCGATTTCTTGAGACGGTTCAGGCTCTAGACGACCCGCTGATAACCGGCGTCCTCGTCCCTTGTCGGATAGAGACCGTGAGCGACGATATCCTCACGCGCACGGCGGAGGAGTCCGCCCGCCGCAACGTGCTCGTGCGGGTGCACGCGACCCAGAGCATAGCCTCTGAGCGGCAGGTTCTTTGCGAGACCCGCAACACCGCCCCGCTTGACCTGCTCGCGCAAGCGGGTCTCCTCAATGAGCGCACCATCCTCGCCCACGGAGTGTTTCTTGATGTTCACCCCGAGGTCCACGGAGAGGATCGCGGCGACCTGAAACGACTCGCGGATGCCGGGGTCTCAATTGCCCACTGCCCCCTCACGAGCGCGCGCTACGCGTTCCAACTTGAAAAGCTGTCCCAATATGTGGCGGAGGGGGTCAACGTGGGGCTGGGGACCGATTCCTTTCCACCCGATCTCATTCGCGGTATCGACGCCGGTGTTCAGGTTTCCAAGCTTCAGCACGGTGACCTGGGGCGAGGGGCACTGGCGGAGTATATTGAGGCGGCCACCCTCGGTGGCGCGCGAGCGCTCAAACGGCCGGACCTGGGCAGGATTGCGGTGGGGGCAACCGCAGACCTCGTGGCGTTCTCGCTCGCAGATCTTCGTGCCGGTGCAGTTGACGACCCCGTGCGCACCCTGATTCTCGCGGGAACCGGGCGTGATGCCCACTTCAGTATGGTACATGGGAGCGTGGTAATGCGCGACGGGAAGCTTCCGGGGGTTGATACCGAGGCGCTTCGTGTGGAGGGGCAGCGTATCTTTGAGAAGTTGCGCGGTGCGTATTCTGAGCGTGATGCCTCTGCGCGAAATCCCTCCGCTGCGGAGCTGTTTCCGCCGCTCTTTCCTGTCGTTGGGAAGTTGTTGTGA
- a CDS encoding amino acid ABC transporter ATP-binding protein codes for MSTLQTEQLVRIKGVHKYFGEHHVLRGIDLTVNRGEASVIIGPSGSGKSTILRCVNLLETISAGRIWVGDDLIGYRERAGRLYDLTSKQIAAQRREIGMVFQRFNLFPHKTALHNIMEAPIHVKKQPEKQVRERAMELLGRVGLADKADHYPSQLSGGQQQRVAIARALAMEPELMLFDEPTSALDPELVEDVLNVMKDLAQSGMTMIVVTHEIGFAREVGDTLTFMDAGVVIESGDPREMIANPQHARTKAFLSKVL; via the coding sequence GTGAGCACCCTGCAGACAGAACAACTGGTTCGTATTAAGGGCGTGCACAAGTATTTTGGTGAGCATCACGTTCTGCGCGGAATCGACCTCACGGTGAATCGTGGTGAGGCCTCCGTGATCATTGGCCCGTCGGGTTCGGGCAAATCGACGATACTGCGCTGCGTGAATCTTCTGGAGACCATCAGTGCCGGACGCATCTGGGTGGGCGATGACCTCATCGGGTATCGCGAACGTGCGGGGCGTCTATACGACCTCACCTCCAAACAAATCGCCGCGCAGCGGAGAGAAATCGGTATGGTTTTTCAACGGTTTAACCTCTTCCCTCACAAAACGGCGCTTCACAACATCATGGAGGCACCCATTCACGTTAAGAAACAACCCGAAAAGCAGGTGCGCGAACGCGCCATGGAGCTACTCGGTCGCGTGGGGCTCGCCGATAAGGCAGATCACTATCCCTCGCAGCTTTCCGGTGGCCAGCAGCAGCGTGTTGCCATAGCCCGCGCCCTCGCGATGGAACCCGAACTCATGCTGTTTGACGAACCAACGTCGGCACTCGACCCGGAGTTGGTCGAGGACGTGCTCAACGTGATGAAGGACCTGGCCCAGTCGGGCATGACGATGATCGTGGTGACCCACGAGATCGGTTTTGCGAGGGAGGTGGGCGACACCCTCACCTTTATGGATGCCGGTGTTGTGATCGAGAGCGGCGACCCTCGCGAGATGATTGCCAACCCGCAGCACGCCAGAACCAAAGCGTTCCTCTCGAAGGTGCTCTGA
- a CDS encoding ABC transporter permease yields the protein MSIPTFILRRAGSLVLVLLVTSFVVFGLMYLAPGSPLSFVLGPRGGTPEQIAQVTAQYHLDDPFFLRYIAWVGDVLRGDLGNSIVYRQSVSDLIEGRAGTTLALISMATVIIAIVGIGFGLLASLRGGWIDQVVTTVATLGLATPTFVIGVALISMFAVGLGWFPTNGSGSGGFNTLVHLTLPAIALSVASAAYLARITRASVLEEKEREHVQTAVARGLRSPIIIRRHVLRNSLIPITTVMGLTIATLVAGAVVIENVFALDGLGSLLVRAILQRDFAIVQAVILVLVVAFVVINAIVDFLYTLIDPRISLGSRQ from the coding sequence GTGTCTATTCCAACTTTTATTCTCCGCCGCGCGGGAAGTCTAGTGCTTGTACTCCTGGTCACCTCCTTTGTGGTGTTTGGCCTCATGTATCTGGCGCCGGGAAGCCCCCTGAGTTTTGTCCTCGGACCCCGAGGGGGCACGCCCGAACAAATTGCCCAGGTAACCGCCCAGTACCACCTCGACGACCCGTTTTTTCTACGCTATATTGCCTGGGTGGGTGATGTGCTGCGAGGCGACCTCGGTAACTCCATCGTTTATCGTCAAAGCGTTTCCGACCTCATTGAGGGAAGGGCGGGCACCACCCTGGCCCTGATCTCCATGGCAACCGTAATCATCGCCATCGTCGGTATCGGTTTTGGTCTGCTCGCTTCGCTCCGCGGAGGATGGATTGATCAAGTGGTCACCACGGTTGCAACCCTCGGGCTTGCCACCCCCACCTTTGTGATCGGCGTTGCCCTCATCAGCATGTTTGCCGTTGGGTTGGGGTGGTTCCCCACCAACGGCAGCGGTAGCGGCGGGTTTAACACCCTCGTGCACCTGACCCTCCCGGCGATTGCGCTCTCCGTAGCAAGCGCGGCGTATCTCGCCCGGATCACCAGGGCATCGGTACTCGAAGAAAAAGAACGGGAGCACGTGCAAACTGCGGTGGCCCGTGGCCTACGCTCCCCCATTATTATCAGACGGCACGTTCTGCGCAACTCGCTCATCCCCATCACAACCGTGATGGGACTCACCATCGCAACCCTCGTAGCGGGGGCGGTTGTGATCGAAAACGTGTTTGCGCTGGACGGCCTCGGTTCGCTGCTAGTGCGAGCCATCCTGCAGCGCGACTTTGCCATCGTGCAGGCGGTTATCCTGGTGCTTGTTGTGGCGTTTGTGGTGATCAACGCAATCGTCGATTTTCTCTACACCCTCATCGACCCGAGAATCTCACTGGGGAGCAGACAATGA
- a CDS encoding ATP-binding cassette domain-containing protein: MNASAPPEPIIRVSNLRKVFPSPHGKRAGSVPAVDDVSFDLFPNECVAIVGESGSGKTTVARMIVGLETITSGTVTIKGQDRSTAGRKLADRRARARDVQYVFQDPYSSLNPKQKIGDVILSNLALHRGAANTKKPSRAQAQKILDAVGLTEQFFDRYPRELSGGQRQRAAIARALAVNPDVIVLDEAVAALDVSIQAQILNLLADIRAQRSISYLFISHDLSVVNQISERMIVMERGTVVDRGDTAQLLAHPTHPYTRALRAAVPGPGWKPVRRERLSS, from the coding sequence GTGAATGCCTCGGCACCTCCCGAACCCATCATCCGGGTCTCAAACCTTCGCAAGGTCTTTCCCTCCCCACACGGCAAACGCGCAGGCAGCGTTCCCGCGGTTGATGACGTCTCGTTTGACCTCTTTCCCAACGAGTGCGTTGCTATTGTTGGCGAATCAGGATCGGGCAAGACAACCGTGGCCCGCATGATTGTGGGGCTGGAAACCATCACCTCGGGCACCGTGACGATCAAGGGGCAGGACCGCAGCACCGCCGGGCGGAAGCTCGCGGATCGCCGCGCCCGTGCCCGCGATGTGCAGTACGTGTTTCAGGACCCTTACTCATCGCTGAACCCCAAACAGAAGATAGGCGACGTGATCCTGTCGAACCTGGCGCTGCACCGCGGCGCGGCAAACACTAAAAAACCCTCCCGGGCTCAGGCGCAGAAAATCCTTGACGCCGTAGGTCTCACCGAGCAGTTCTTTGACCGCTATCCCCGGGAGCTCTCAGGCGGGCAGCGGCAGCGCGCAGCCATTGCGCGAGCGCTTGCCGTTAACCCCGACGTCATTGTGCTGGATGAGGCGGTTGCCGCGCTTGACGTCTCGATCCAGGCTCAGATCCTCAATCTCCTTGCCGATATTCGTGCGCAGCGCAGCATCAGCTACCTCTTTATCTCGCACGACCTCTCGGTGGTGAACCAGATCTCCGAGAGGATGATCGTGATGGAGCGGGGTACGGTGGTTGATCGGGGTGATACCGCCCAGCTTCTGGCTCACCCCACCCACCCCTACACCAGGGCGTTGCGTGCCGCCGTTCCCGGCCCGGGTTGGAAACCGGTGCGTCGAGAGCGGCTCTCGTCATGA
- a CDS encoding ABC transporter ATP-binding protein, translated as MNSPLLEIQDLHASLHTRDHTLKLLNGVTLSLNRGEALGLVGESGSGKSLTTRAIIRMLTSDFQVRGTIHYDGESVMGMSRERLRLYRANDVGMIFQDPRAHVNPVHTIGDFLTEALVRNRGESRDAVAKRAVQILDEVGVRDPERRLRQYPHELSGGLLQRVMIASVLLAEPQLILADEPTTALDVTAQSDVMAILDEHRRARGLSLLFITHDLELAQACCDRLAVMYAGEIVEQGEHVYEHPTHPYTMELLAARPSIEKRFERLPVMSYNQQVHSELKTRSTP; from the coding sequence ATGAACAGCCCCCTCCTCGAAATTCAGGATCTGCACGCCAGCCTCCACACGCGTGACCACACACTCAAGCTGTTGAACGGGGTCACGCTCAGCCTCAATCGTGGTGAGGCCCTCGGCCTGGTTGGTGAGTCGGGATCCGGAAAATCTCTCACCACGCGCGCCATCATACGGATGCTGACCTCTGACTTCCAGGTGCGGGGAACCATTCACTATGACGGAGAGTCCGTGATGGGCATGAGCAGGGAGCGCTTACGTCTCTATCGCGCCAACGATGTGGGGATGATCTTCCAGGATCCCCGCGCCCACGTTAACCCGGTGCACACAATTGGAGACTTCCTCACCGAGGCGCTCGTGCGAAACCGCGGCGAATCCCGCGACGCGGTGGCAAAACGCGCGGTGCAGATACTCGACGAAGTCGGGGTGCGGGATCCCGAACGGCGCCTGCGGCAGTACCCCCACGAACTCTCAGGAGGGCTGCTCCAGCGTGTGATGATCGCGAGTGTGCTCCTGGCCGAACCACAGCTGATCCTCGCGGACGAACCAACAACCGCCCTTGACGTTACCGCCCAATCCGATGTCATGGCGATTCTCGACGAGCACCGACGTGCCCGCGGGCTCTCCCTGCTGTTCATCACCCACGACCTTGAGCTCGCGCAGGCCTGCTGCGACCGTCTCGCAGTGATGTATGCGGGCGAGATCGTCGAGCAGGGAGAGCACGTTTACGAGCACCCCACCCACCCCTACACCATGGAATTATTAGCGGCCCGACCCAGCATCGAGAAACGATTTGAACGGTTACCCGTCATGAGCTACAACCAGCAGGTTCACAGCGAACTTAAGACAAGGAGCACCCCGTGA